ATTTACCATTGGGCTAAAAAGTGCGACTAAAGTAGAGGTCGTTTCGGCATGGCTAGAGGGAGAAAATATGAACATGGGAAGGATCCCTGTGTTCTTTGACAAAAACACACTGATAGCAAAAACCATGGTTGGTGTATGCACGGATAAATCTATGCGTTGGATTTTACGTTTAGCGCTAACCGTTAACGGCCAGTCTGTTACTACCAGTCACCCAATAGCTGTAAATTACCAATGAATAAATCTGTTTTTATCGAATATCTCAAGTTTGCACTTGAACAAAAGCTGATTGAAGCCACTGAAGCGGCAAACAGTGCCCGTGCTGATGCGACTCACGAACAAAGTGCTGCTGAAACACAATACGACTCATTGAGTATCGAATATGGGTATTTGGCCGAAGGACAAAGTGAGCGCGTTGATGCCATGCATTTGGCAAAACAAACAATATTGAATCAACTGACTCAATCAGTGAGCAACGTGATTGCCCATAACGCACTAGTTGAAATTGAAGAGGAGCAAGGCAACAGTCATTGGTTCTATTTTGCGCCTTGCGAAGGCGGACTAAAAATCCAATGTAAAGAAACGCCTGTGCTGGTGTTAACGTTTGATGCACCACTTGGCAAGCGGCTTAAGGGGTTAACTGAAAATGAAGACATTTCGTTTTTCTTCAACGGCCAGCAGCAAACGTTAACCGTAATACAAATACTGTAGAGTGGTTCAACAGGCCCTAGTCTTGTTACGAGAACAATTTCTTTCTTACTATTGCCCGATATGTGCTTGGTGATTTTCCCATTAATTGCCGAAAGACCCGACTTAATTGCCCTTGTGAATTAAATCCAGAAGCGAGGGCAATATCTTGAATGGAGAGATTACTGCTCGCGAGCAGTTCTTTGCACATTTCAATACGTACCTGTTGCAAGTAGGCAACGGCGGTTTGCCCCGTCGCCTGTTTAAAGCGGCGATTAAAGGTGCGATAGCTCAAATCAAATTGCGCCGCGACAGCGGGTAAAGAGAGTTCGGATGCGGCATTATTTTTCAGCCAAAACTGAATCGCTGCAATTTGCTCGTCAGCATGACGATCCACAGCACCTTCTAAATAGCGCTGTTCTTCGTACGGTTTACGAATTTCATGAGAAAAGTTTTGCTGAACATGGTGTGCGGCATCTATCCCGTACAGTAACTCAATAATGTGAACAATAACATCGGCCAGCGCATTTAAGCTGGCTACAGTGTAGATCCGCTCTGATTGAGTGATAAAGTAATCCGGTTTTAATTCAACATTGGGATATAGCTGAGAAAATTGTTTGGCAAAATGCCAGTGGGTCGTTGCTGAATGCCCGTCAAGCAGGCCAGAACTTGCTAAAAAGCAAACACCCGTACCAACACCTATCAGTGTGCTTCCTGCTCCCCACGCATCCGCAAGTGACTCACTCAGCGCTTGGTTTTGTCTTACAATAGGTCTTGGATTTCGCCATATGCTTGGCACAATAATGTAGTCATACAAAGGCAATGAGCTAAAGTCACTTTGTGCCTCAAGCTTCATGTAATTATCGGCGTTAACTGCCTCGCCTTGGCTGCTGCAAAGTATAACTTCTAAAGGAACATAAGCCTCTTTTAGATGCACTTTAGCAAAGGCTTGTCCGGCTTTGAGCATTTCCAGCGGTAAGGTGACACTGGTGACGAGCATATGTTTGTAAAGCACAATGGCGACCTTTGTACAGGATTTCATCTGCTCCGACCTCTTTTTTTTGGCGAAAAATGATTTATATGTGGCGTATTTTGTAAAAACTTAAATTCGAATGCAATTAAAATCAAGTCATTATCTTAGTTCAGAAGTAGGAACGACATGACTGCATTGCCAATTATTGTAGGAATGGGGGGATTAACGCCGCGGGGCGCACCTCTTTCCATCAAGGCTACAAACGTATTGTACTTGATAAGCTAAATGCTAAAGACCGACAAGAGACCTATTTGGGTCTTGCGAGTTTAATGAACTTAGTGCGTTATGAAGATGGCCAGTTGATTGACCAAAACGACCAAGCCATTCAAGAGGTGGAGATTGAATCGCGCTTTGGTGAGCAGATTTTAGCGGGCACATTGATCCGTAAAATTGAAAAAAACCATTTTGATGTAGATGCGACCCCTTGGCAGCAAAAGCTCACAATGAAGGCAAATGATGACAGCAAGATAGTATTCAGTTGTCGTAAGCGTGATTTACCAGAGCCTGTGCCCGCTAGTTGGCAACTCGTTGAACTTGATCCAAAAACGGTCGAAGTGACGATTGCGGATCAAGTGGAAGTTAAGCACGATAGCTATAGAGACAACCCAATTAAAGCCGCGGGGCAATTACCGACGGGCTTTGAACCGTCACTGATGTACAACAGTCGTTACCAACCACGCGGCCTGCAGGCGACGATTTTTGCTGCAACAGACGCTATCCGCTCAACGGGTCTGGAGTGGGACAAGGTGATGAACAGCGTACGACCTGATCAAATCGGCACTTATTCTGCATCTGTTGCTGGACAAATGAATGATGAGGGTTTAGGTGGATTAGTGCGTAGTCGTTTACGGGGCGATCGCGTAAGCACCAAGCAGCTGGCGCTGGGACTCAACACCATGTCCACTGACTTTATCAATGCCTATGTTACTGGGAGCGTAGGCACAACGTTTACGACATCGGGGGCGTGCGCTACTTTTCTATATAACCTTCGCGCTGCAGTGAATGACATTCAGGCTGGTCGCACTCGTGTGGCGATTGTAGCTAGTGTTGAGTGTGCTATTACACCAGAGATAATCGAAGGCTTTGGCAATATGGGCGCGCTCGCAAATGAAGAAGGCTTACGTAAACTCGATGGCACTGAAAGTGTAGATTATCGCAAAACAAGTCGCCCTTTTGGTGAAAACTGTGGCTTTACGATTGGTGAAGGTGCACAAGTGGCGATTTTGATGGATGATGCTTTAGCGCTTGAACTTGGCGCACAGATCATGGGCTCGGTTGCTGATGTATATGTCAACGCTGATGGCGTGAAAAAGTCGATTACGGCACCTGGACCTGGTAACTACATTACCATGGCAAAATCGGTTGCGCTGGCTCAGCAAATCGCTGGCAAAGAGGCTTTGGTAAAACGCAGCTTTATTTTGGCACATGGTTCAAGTACACCACAAAACCGGGTTACTGAGTCGCTTATCTACCACAAAATCGCAGAAACCTTTGCGATTAATGGTTGGAAAGTGGCGGCGCCAAAAGCCTATGTTGGTCATACTATCGCACCGGCGTCCGGCGATCAGCTAGCGATGGCACTTGGGGTGTTTGAATACAATATTATGCCAGGGATCACCACAATCAATGCAGTAGCAGGGGATGTTCACGCGGAGCATTTGGATATTCGCACTGAGCATTATGAGTGTGACCCAATGGATATCGCTTTTATTAATTCAAAGGGCTTTGGCGGTAACAACGCAACGGCAACAGTATTTTCTCCGAAGCTCACGAAGCAGCTACTAAGCAAACGTTATAGCCAAGCTGAATTTGCACACTATGAGCAACAACTTGCGATTACAACACAAAGACAAATTGCATATCAGCAAGCGGCCGATTATGGTCAGTACGAACTCATTTACCGTTTTGGCAATGGCATGATTGATGAGTCTGAATTGAATTTAAGTCAACAAGAGTTAGCCATTCCAGGGTTCGAGCAAAGCATACAGCTTTGTCCGACGAATCCATACGGCGATTTAATCTGATGATTTGATGTAAAGAATAGGGCCTGTTGCCCTTTGCTGTTTGATTTTTGTTCTTCTGACTCACATAGAACAACTATGCTACGCAGGCTCTGCCTTGTATAAATACCAATCAAACTGCTGCAAAAACAAACTTGAAAGATAAACAGGCCCTAATGTTAAGCAAGCAAGGCGTACAGGGAGTACGCCTTTTTTATTTTTAACTTAATGCTCAAATGCGCAAGCGGTAGTCAAACTCATCTCATATATCTAGCATGAAACTCAAGGTGATTTTCAATAAAAGTTGAGATAAAGAAATAGCTGTGATCATAACCGTCATGCATGTTTAGCGTGATAGGGTAATCTGCTTTTTCAGCTGCTTGTTCGAATAACCAAGGTTTTAGCTGCTCGTCTAAGAACTGGTCACTTGAACCTTGATCAATGCGTATCGGACGTTTTGTTGGACTAGCATAGCTCAACAATAATTCTGTTGCGTCGTACTGTTGCCAGTGCTGTTTGTCGTCGCCTAAATATCCTGTTAGCGCTTTTTGACCCCAGGGGCAGTTACATGGGCTCACGATTGGACTAAACGCTGAGATACTCGTATAGGCGTCAGGGTTTCTAAGCCCAATAACTAACGCACCATGTCCACCCATGGAGTGACCACTAATGGCTTTTTGCGAGCTAACAGGGAAGTGCGCTTCGATTAATTGAGGCAGCTCTTCTGTCACATAGTCATACATTTGATAATGTTGACTATATGGCGCCTGTGTCGAATTGACGTAAAATCCCGCACCGAGACCAAAGTCATAGGCGCCATTTTCGTCATCTGCAACGCCTTCTCCTCGCGGGCTTGTATCTGGTGCGACAATAGCGATGCCAAGCTCGTTAGCTTTTTTAAACGCGCCTGCTTTTTGCATGAAGTTTTCATCGCTGCAGGTTAGCCCTGAGAGCCAATATAAAACAGGGACTTGTTGTCCCTCATTGACGACTTCAGGTAAAAAAATGGCGAAGGTCATTTCACACTGCGTCGATTGGCTGGTATGTTTGTAGCGCTTATGCCAACCGCCAGATACTTTGTTGCTGGAAATCAGTTCCATCAAGTTCTCCTTAATTAAGCGAAATAGGACGCAACCTGTGCGTCCTTGAGCGGGTACTAGTAATGGATCACCGAGCGGATACTCTTGCCTTCATGCATCAAATCAAAGGCTTCATTAATATCTTCGAGCTTCATGGTATGAGTGATAAAGTCGTTGAGCTTGAACTCACCAGCCATATAGCGTTCAACAATCTCAGGAAGCTCAGAGCGACCTTTTACGCCACCAAAAGCGCTACCGCGCCACACGCGACCAGTAACCAGTTGGAATGGGCGTGTAGAAATCTCTTGTCCAGCGCCTGCAACACCGATAATCACAGACTCACCCCAGCCTTTGTGGCAACATTCAAGGGCGCTTCTCATGACATCCACGTTACCGATACATTCAAATGAGAAATCCACACCGCCGTCAGTCATTTCGACGATAACTTCTTGAATAGGCTTATCGAAGTTTTTGGGGTTGATAAGATCGGTTGCGCCAAGCTTTGTCGCCAGTTCAAACTTATCTTCATTGATGTCGATACCTATGATCCGACTCGCGCCAGCCATTGTCGCACCAATAATAGCGGACAAGCCGATACCACCAAGTCCGAAAATTGCGACGGTATCGCCTTTTTGCACTTTAGCGGTATTCATTACAGCACCCATACCTGTCGTAACACCACAGCCAAGCAAGCAGATCTCTTCAAGAGGCGCTTCCTTGTTTACTTTAGCTAAAGAGATCTCTGGCAGCACGGTGTACTCAGAGAACGTTGAGGTGCCCATGTAGTGATAAATCGGCTCACCGTCTTTGTAGAAGCGAGTTGTACCATCCGGCATTAGCCCTTTACCTTGCGTTTCACGGATCTGCTGACAAAGATTAGTTTTGCCAGATTTACAGAACTTACACTCGCCACACTCCGGTGTGTACAATGGGATCACGTGATCGCCAACGGCTACGCTCGTAACACCTTCACCAACAGCTTCAACAATACCTGCGCCTTCGTGACCTAATATTGCAGGGAATACGCCCTCAGGGTCGTCGCCAGACAAAGTGAAAGCATCGGTATGACACACGCCCGTTGCGGTGATTTTAACTAAGACTTCGCCTTTTTTCGGTGGCATAACGTCAACTTCTTCAATACTAAGCGGTTGACCTGGGCCCCAAGCGATGGCTGCTTTAGATTTAATAAACTCAGACATGGTTTGTTCCTTTCTTAAAAGTTGATAGCAGTATAACTGCATTATTATTTTTGATAATCTATAAAAATTATAAAGACTTTTACGTATATGTAATAATGGGTAGATGGATTGGCATCGATGAGTTTGTTGCGGTCGCAAGTAACGGCTCTTTTAGTAGCGCAGCAGCTCAGTTAAATACCTCTGTTGCGCAAATTAGTCGTCGAGTGAAAATGTTAGAGGAACGGCTCAATATTCAACTTTTGACGCGAACCACCCGAAAATTGGCACTGACTCAGGAAGGAGAAGTGTTTTTATCTCACGCAAAGCATTTGCAACATGGATTAGATGACGCAACCGCTGCAATCCGTCAACGTGACAGACAGCCAACAGGTAAACTCAAGCTCACCGCTCCGGTGATGTACGGCGAATCTTATGTCATGCCTGCTGTGGTTGACTATATGCGTTTGTATCCAAAAGTTGAGATTGAAATGCATTTGACGAACAACCAAGTCGACTTGCTTGATAAGGGCTTTGACTTGGCAATTCGACTTGGCAAGTTACAAGATTCATCACTGCGCGCCAAACGGCTAACCACGCGTAAAACCATGGTGTGTGGTGCGAATACCTATTTAAATCAGTTTGGCCAACCGCATACGCTTAGCGAACTTAGCAATCATAAATGTTTGATTGGTAATAGTAGCGAATGGCGCTTTGTTGAACATGGAAAAACGCGGCAAATTAAAGTGTCGGGTTCACTACGTTGCAACAGCGGTTGGGGGTTATTAGAAGCGGCGAAGCAAGGCTTGGGTTTGGTACAGTTGCCACACTATTACGTGCAAGAAGCGCTAGATAGTGGTGAATTAACTGAGGTACTCACCAATTTTAGACCTGAAGAGGAGGGCGTCTGGGCGCTCTATCCACCCAGACAATTTGTCGCGACCAGCCTGCGGTTATTACTGGATCACTTGAGTGCGCACTTTAATAAGTTTTAGCCATAGTATCTATAGCTTGACTGAGTGCTATCTCGCGACTATCACAAAATGCACGATCGCCTAGACGGTCGTGAATATTTAAGCGCTTGAGCTTATCTGTGGTCTCCAAATTTGGTGAATAGATAAACACGCTACAGTTAGCATCAAGCGCATCTGTAATCGCGTTTTCAATGGCCAAGCCCACGGTGACATCAATCATAGCAACGTCGCTTAAATCTAATACCATGGCTTTGTATTCACTAATCTTGCGGTGTTGTCTTGCGATTGCTTTTGAGACGCTAAAAATCATTGGCCCAGAAAGATAAAAGAATAATAACTTGCCGTTGGCTTTATCTAACAGCTC
The sequence above is a segment of the Pseudoalteromonas piscicida genome. Coding sequences within it:
- a CDS encoding transcription elongation factor GreAB — encoded protein: MNKSVFIEYLKFALEQKLIEATEAANSARADATHEQSAAETQYDSLSIEYGYLAEGQSERVDAMHLAKQTILNQLTQSVSNVIAHNALVEIEEEQGNSHWFYFAPCEGGLKIQCKETPVLVLTFDAPLGKRLKGLTENEDISFFFNGQQQTLTVIQIL
- a CDS encoding GlxA family transcriptional regulator; this translates as MKSCTKVAIVLYKHMLVTSVTLPLEMLKAGQAFAKVHLKEAYVPLEVILCSSQGEAVNADNYMKLEAQSDFSSLPLYDYIIVPSIWRNPRPIVRQNQALSESLADAWGAGSTLIGVGTGVCFLASSGLLDGHSATTHWHFAKQFSQLYPNVELKPDYFITQSERIYTVASLNALADVIVHIIELLYGIDAAHHVQQNFSHEIRKPYEEQRYLEGAVDRHADEQIAAIQFWLKNNAASELSLPAVAAQFDLSYRTFNRRFKQATGQTAVAYLQQVRIEMCKELLASSNLSIQDIALASGFNSQGQLSRVFRQLMGKSPSTYRAIVRKKLFS
- the fghA gene encoding S-formylglutathione hydrolase; amino-acid sequence: MELISSNKVSGGWHKRYKHTSQSTQCEMTFAIFLPEVVNEGQQVPVLYWLSGLTCSDENFMQKAGAFKKANELGIAIVAPDTSPRGEGVADDENGAYDFGLGAGFYVNSTQAPYSQHYQMYDYVTEELPQLIEAHFPVSSQKAISGHSMGGHGALVIGLRNPDAYTSISAFSPIVSPCNCPWGQKALTGYLGDDKQHWQQYDATELLLSYASPTKRPIRIDQGSSDQFLDEQLKPWLFEQAAEKADYPITLNMHDGYDHSYFFISTFIENHLEFHARYMR
- a CDS encoding S-(hydroxymethyl)glutathione dehydrogenase/class III alcohol dehydrogenase, which codes for MSEFIKSKAAIAWGPGQPLSIEEVDVMPPKKGEVLVKITATGVCHTDAFTLSGDDPEGVFPAILGHEGAGIVEAVGEGVTSVAVGDHVIPLYTPECGECKFCKSGKTNLCQQIRETQGKGLMPDGTTRFYKDGEPIYHYMGTSTFSEYTVLPEISLAKVNKEAPLEEICLLGCGVTTGMGAVMNTAKVQKGDTVAIFGLGGIGLSAIIGATMAGASRIIGIDINEDKFELATKLGATDLINPKNFDKPIQEVIVEMTDGGVDFSFECIGNVDVMRSALECCHKGWGESVIIGVAGAGQEISTRPFQLVTGRVWRGSAFGGVKGRSELPEIVERYMAGEFKLNDFITHTMKLEDINEAFDLMHEGKSIRSVIHY
- a CDS encoding LysR substrate-binding domain-containing protein, whose amino-acid sequence is MGRWIGIDEFVAVASNGSFSSAAAQLNTSVAQISRRVKMLEERLNIQLLTRTTRKLALTQEGEVFLSHAKHLQHGLDDATAAIRQRDRQPTGKLKLTAPVMYGESYVMPAVVDYMRLYPKVEIEMHLTNNQVDLLDKGFDLAIRLGKLQDSSLRAKRLTTRKTMVCGANTYLNQFGQPHTLSELSNHKCLIGNSSEWRFVEHGKTRQIKVSGSLRCNSGWGLLEAAKQGLGLVQLPHYYVQEALDSGELTEVLTNFRPEEEGVWALYPPRQFVATSLRLLLDHLSAHFNKF